One segment of Fructilactobacillus hinvesii DNA contains the following:
- a CDS encoding heavy metal translocating P-type ATPase, whose protein sequence is MKTDEHQTHMDHDMQHDSMDMQQMNMKNDKMNDMHGMHMKHGAMNMNHGSMEMDMDMGGGHMMNMGNFKRRFWISLILAIPILLLSPFMGIVLPFQITFPGSEWVVMILSTILFFYGGQPFFSGAKGELEDHAPAMMTLITMGISVAYLYSLYSFVIKTFINPQAHVMDFFWELASLIVIMLLGHWIEMGAVMNAGSALQKMAALLPDSAHLVTADGQTTDVPVGQLQKEQVVVVQPGEKIPIDGVVTSGSSDVNEALVTGEAKAVAKKQGSKVIGGSVNGDGSLRVQVTATSSDGYLSQVINLVQQAQKEKSKAETLANKVARWLFYAALTIGILALVIWTIISGFSMGLERMVTVLVIACPHALGLAVPLVIARSTSIAAQNGLLIRNRQAIEEVNKLDYVFMDKTGTLTKGVFQLNALVSTSDLSETELLNLFADVQANSSHPLATGLVSEAKRRGLTIDPATDMQAIQGVGVTGTVAGQFYQIVTAKYLDQHQIAYDHAQFEKLAGAGNSISYLVQDGKVLGLTAQGDVLRPESQHLIDHLRQMNIKPVMLTGDNDLSAKRVAHELGDIEYHAELLPADKEQVIAKAEQQGNHVMMVGDGINDAPSLSRANIGIAIGAGTDVAIDSADVVLVRSDPEDIINFLNLAKATNRKMVENLWWGAGYNIIAMPLAAGILAPIGIILSPAVGAIIMSLSTVIVAINALTLHLKKDK, encoded by the coding sequence ATGAAAACAGACGAACACCAAACGCACATGGATCATGACATGCAACATGATTCCATGGACATGCAACAGATGAACATGAAAAACGACAAGATGAACGATATGCACGGAATGCACATGAAGCATGGGGCTATGAACATGAACCACGGTTCCATGGAAATGGATATGGATATGGGCGGTGGCCACATGATGAACATGGGCAACTTCAAACGGCGCTTTTGGATTTCGTTAATCTTAGCGATTCCAATCCTACTTTTATCACCATTCATGGGAATTGTATTGCCATTTCAAATTACCTTCCCCGGCTCCGAATGGGTAGTCATGATTTTATCGACGATTCTCTTCTTTTACGGGGGGCAACCCTTCTTTTCTGGGGCCAAGGGAGAATTGGAAGACCACGCCCCAGCGATGATGACCTTAATTACAATGGGGATTTCAGTGGCCTACCTTTACAGTTTGTATTCCTTTGTGATTAAAACTTTCATTAATCCGCAGGCCCACGTGATGGATTTCTTCTGGGAACTTGCCAGCTTGATTGTCATCATGTTATTAGGGCACTGGATTGAAATGGGAGCGGTTATGAACGCCGGAAGTGCGTTGCAAAAGATGGCCGCCTTACTGCCTGATTCGGCCCACCTTGTGACTGCAGACGGGCAAACTACGGATGTTCCTGTGGGCCAACTGCAAAAGGAACAAGTGGTTGTGGTTCAACCCGGTGAAAAAATTCCAATTGATGGGGTCGTAACCTCTGGTTCTAGTGACGTTAATGAAGCGTTAGTCACGGGAGAAGCCAAGGCCGTTGCTAAAAAGCAAGGGAGCAAGGTCATTGGTGGTTCTGTCAACGGAGACGGTAGTTTACGGGTCCAGGTTACGGCTACCAGCAGTGACGGGTACCTGTCTCAGGTGATTAACTTGGTCCAACAGGCGCAAAAGGAAAAATCCAAGGCCGAAACGTTGGCCAACAAAGTAGCCCGGTGGTTATTCTACGCAGCGCTGACAATCGGGATTTTAGCTCTGGTGATTTGGACCATCATTAGTGGGTTCAGTATGGGACTCGAACGGATGGTAACGGTGTTGGTAATTGCGTGCCCGCACGCCCTAGGACTTGCCGTTCCGTTAGTTATTGCCCGGAGTACCTCGATTGCCGCCCAAAATGGATTACTAATCAGAAACCGGCAGGCGATTGAAGAGGTTAACAAACTGGACTACGTCTTCATGGACAAGACGGGAACCCTGACCAAGGGAGTCTTTCAGTTAAACGCTTTAGTTAGTACCAGTGATTTGTCAGAAACAGAATTGTTAAATCTGTTTGCTGACGTGCAGGCCAACTCGAGTCACCCGTTGGCCACTGGATTAGTTAGTGAAGCCAAGCGGCGCGGCTTAACGATTGATCCCGCTACTGACATGCAAGCCATTCAAGGGGTCGGAGTAACCGGAACCGTAGCTGGTCAGTTCTATCAGATTGTCACGGCTAAGTACCTAGACCAACACCAAATTGCTTACGATCACGCTCAGTTTGAAAAGTTAGCGGGCGCTGGAAATTCGATTAGTTACCTAGTTCAGGATGGCAAGGTGCTTGGTTTAACCGCCCAAGGAGACGTGTTGCGGCCGGAATCACAACACCTGATTGACCATCTGCGCCAGATGAACATTAAACCAGTCATGTTAACTGGGGATAATGATTTGTCAGCGAAGCGGGTGGCCCACGAACTGGGGGACATCGAATATCACGCCGAATTATTACCAGCCGATAAGGAGCAGGTGATTGCCAAAGCAGAGCAACAGGGGAATCACGTCATGATGGTGGGAGATGGAATTAACGATGCCCCGAGTCTCTCACGAGCTAACATTGGGATTGCCATTGGAGCCGGAACGGACGTTGCCATTGATTCGGCCGACGTCGTGCTGGTCCGTAGTGATCCAGAAGACATCATTAATTTCTTGAATCTTGCTAAAGCTACGAACCGCAAGATGGTGGAAAACCTCTGGTGGGGAGCCGGCTACAACATCATTGCCATGCCGCTGGCGGCTGGAATCCTGGCACCAATTGGGATTATCCTTTCACCGGCAGTGGGAGCCATTATCATGTCGCTGTCCACGGTGATTGTAGCAATCAATGCGTTGACTTTACACTTGAAAAAAGACAAGTAG
- a CDS encoding APC family permease has product MNKPTKQEDVSLNRSLGLWSALALVVGTIIGVGIFVRQAAVINDAGSAKAALLAWLAGGLLTLAAGLTIAEIASQIPSTGGLYAYMEAIYNKFWGFLSGWMQIIVYGPAMIAALGSYLAILVLDFFHLPGFWTLPIALGSIILVGILNIFPNRYGGAFAIITTICKLVPVAALIIFGLFFGHADAFSQSVSGIHTTAGGFGVAMLATLFAFDGWILVANLGGEIKNPKKMLPRAISLGIMLVMIIYLLVSYGVLKSIGPAKIHELGTTAIPYIANQDFGVWGGKALSIGIIISIIGCMNGKIMTFPRIMYAMAEEKQLPGSKWLAYLNPKTRTPVFAIIATLIIAGLMICFTNPDRISELCIFTVYCFYVMAFVGVFLLRKRNPHQMRVFSVPLFPFTPIVAIFGSLFVIGSEIFSDPIGVLVSLGIVAIGIPIYYYKVMRTKPSAK; this is encoded by the coding sequence ATGAACAAACCAACTAAACAGGAAGACGTTTCGTTAAACCGATCCCTTGGACTCTGGTCCGCATTAGCATTGGTAGTTGGAACTATCATTGGGGTGGGAATCTTTGTCCGCCAGGCAGCGGTAATCAATGACGCCGGCTCTGCCAAAGCTGCCCTGCTAGCCTGGTTAGCGGGGGGACTGTTAACCCTTGCTGCCGGACTCACGATTGCAGAGATTGCCTCACAAATTCCCAGTACCGGTGGGCTTTATGCTTACATGGAAGCCATTTACAATAAATTTTGGGGCTTTTTATCCGGATGGATGCAAATCATCGTCTACGGTCCGGCCATGATTGCGGCCTTAGGTTCCTACCTGGCCATTCTGGTCTTAGACTTCTTCCATCTCCCGGGATTCTGGACCCTGCCGATTGCACTTGGCTCCATTATCTTGGTAGGAATCTTAAACATCTTTCCGAACCGGTACGGGGGCGCTTTTGCAATCATTACCACGATTTGCAAGCTGGTTCCGGTTGCGGCCCTGATTATTTTTGGACTCTTCTTTGGACACGCGGATGCCTTTTCTCAAAGTGTTAGTGGGATCCACACCACCGCTGGAGGCTTTGGAGTGGCCATGTTAGCGACCTTGTTTGCCTTTGACGGTTGGATTTTAGTGGCCAACCTGGGGGGCGAAATTAAGAACCCGAAAAAGATGTTACCCCGAGCAATCTCTTTGGGAATCATGCTGGTCATGATCATCTACCTGCTAGTTTCTTATGGAGTTTTAAAGAGCATTGGTCCCGCTAAAATTCACGAACTCGGAACCACGGCGATTCCATACATTGCTAACCAAGACTTCGGCGTCTGGGGGGGAAAAGCGCTCAGCATTGGAATTATCATCTCCATCATCGGGTGCATGAATGGAAAAATCATGACTTTCCCGCGGATTATGTATGCGATGGCAGAAGAAAAACAACTACCAGGCTCCAAATGGCTTGCATACCTCAACCCGAAAACTCGGACGCCGGTTTTTGCCATCATCGCTACGCTAATCATCGCGGGCTTGATGATCTGCTTCACTAATCCAGACCGGATCTCTGAACTCTGTATCTTCACCGTCTACTGTTTCTACGTGATGGCCTTTGTGGGAGTCTTCTTACTCAGAAAACGCAATCCGCACCAGATGCGGGTCTTCTCCGTCCCCCTCTTTCCATTCACGCCGATTGTGGCCATTTTCGGTTCCTTGTTTGTAATTGGCTCCGAAATCTTCTCCGATCCAATTGGAGTTCTGGTTTCCTTAGGCATTGTGGCGATTGGGATCCCCATTTATTACTACAAGGTGATGCGGACAAAACCATCTGCTAAATAA
- the helD gene encoding RNA polymerase recycling motor HelD, which produces MEADNSKIKQAEQQHLDFVRGKLKIAEQKTATTIQTAKQSQQELEDHFYDDVRLKTSTYEGQMETGVSVRQQQQMLEQRQNRWQTATRDLETLQKLDQNAYFARIDLQEQGEATPEKIYIGLASFVNPDDADEYLIYDWRAPISSVYYDSGIGAMTYDAPSGPQRVNVTLKRELQIKNGQLTQVFDTDEAVGDRVLLENLSHQSDTKMKSIVTTIQKEQNAIIRDTSADLLFVQGVAGSGKTAAVLQRVAYLLYRYRGKLTPGQVILFSPNQLFNDYINQVLPELGEQNMVQMTYYQFMRRRVPRLTVETLQQRFDESLMDEPHNVTTLKNSLELFQAEGRYADSLNQTGAIFRNIRFQGKVLISKEQIAEIYRSFNANYNLRNRLEATRTELLKILKRHMGAEMKKRWVEEAVEGLSSEQIEMLHAKAGRQRTDDDQDARFLARQVVKAAFAKVHQQIKRNRFFNINQQFVNLLRALPNWVNLSEWGVSAADWQASVTATVNRFQAGKISMADVSMYLYLFDLVTGKRPDLKMRYLFVDEVQDYTPFQLAYLQWNYPRAKFTVLGDLNQAIFTRDSSQTLMDDLKQLFDPDKIRVIKLLKSYRSTAQITNFTKQLLPDGEAIEAYARQGEQPRLAVATDQQQAVQTLIQTIKTNQADHETTAVIGKTLAECRTVAQALQQQRITATLIQTENQRLAKGVVIVPAYLAKGLEFDAVVMWNGSQQNYPTVHDDKLVYTICTRAMHRLTIISIGTPSPLFNAVNPADYQLIKE; this is translated from the coding sequence ATGGAAGCAGATAACTCCAAGATTAAACAAGCTGAACAACAGCACTTGGACTTTGTCCGGGGCAAGCTGAAAATTGCCGAGCAAAAAACGGCAACGACGATTCAAACTGCCAAACAGAGTCAACAGGAACTGGAAGATCACTTTTACGATGACGTGCGGCTAAAAACCAGTACCTATGAGGGTCAAATGGAAACAGGGGTTTCCGTACGGCAACAACAGCAAATGCTCGAGCAACGCCAAAATCGCTGGCAGACGGCCACGCGCGATTTAGAAACGCTGCAAAAGTTAGATCAAAATGCTTATTTTGCTCGAATTGACCTACAGGAGCAAGGGGAAGCAACGCCAGAAAAGATTTACATTGGGTTAGCGTCCTTCGTGAATCCAGATGATGCAGATGAATACCTAATCTATGACTGGCGTGCTCCGATTAGTAGTGTTTATTACGACAGTGGGATTGGTGCAATGACGTACGACGCCCCCAGTGGGCCGCAACGGGTTAATGTGACCTTAAAACGGGAATTGCAGATTAAGAACGGTCAGTTGACCCAGGTCTTTGATACGGACGAGGCAGTGGGGGATCGGGTGTTATTAGAAAACCTCAGCCACCAGTCGGACACCAAAATGAAAAGCATCGTCACGACGATTCAAAAGGAACAAAATGCAATTATCCGTGATACCAGCGCGGATCTCTTGTTTGTGCAGGGGGTCGCTGGCTCCGGAAAGACGGCAGCGGTCCTGCAACGGGTCGCCTATCTTTTGTACCGGTACCGGGGGAAGCTAACGCCGGGACAGGTAATTCTTTTTTCACCGAACCAGCTCTTTAATGATTACATTAACCAGGTGCTTCCCGAACTGGGCGAACAAAACATGGTGCAGATGACCTACTACCAGTTCATGCGACGCAGAGTGCCCCGGTTAACGGTCGAAACGTTGCAACAGCGCTTTGATGAGAGTCTGATGGATGAACCACACAACGTGACCACGCTGAAAAACAGTTTGGAATTGTTTCAAGCAGAAGGCCGGTATGCGGACAGTCTCAACCAAACGGGCGCCATTTTTCGTAACATCCGGTTCCAGGGGAAGGTTCTAATTTCTAAGGAACAAATTGCAGAAATTTATCGCAGTTTTAACGCTAATTACAACCTCCGCAACCGCTTAGAGGCAACGAGGACAGAGCTGCTTAAAATTTTAAAGCGCCACATGGGAGCGGAAATGAAGAAGCGGTGGGTAGAAGAAGCGGTGGAAGGACTGAGCAGCGAACAAATTGAGATGCTCCACGCCAAGGCCGGACGGCAGCGGACCGATGATGATCAGGACGCGCGCTTTTTAGCTCGTCAGGTGGTTAAGGCCGCTTTTGCTAAGGTTCACCAACAGATCAAACGGAACCGCTTTTTTAACATCAATCAGCAGTTTGTGAACCTACTGCGGGCGCTCCCAAATTGGGTAAACTTAAGTGAGTGGGGGGTCAGCGCTGCTGACTGGCAGGCCAGTGTCACGGCTACAGTGAACCGGTTTCAAGCGGGGAAAATCAGCATGGCCGATGTGTCAATGTACCTCTATCTGTTTGACCTGGTAACCGGTAAGCGACCAGACCTGAAGATGCGGTACCTGTTTGTTGATGAAGTGCAGGATTATACGCCGTTTCAGTTAGCCTACCTCCAGTGGAATTATCCCCGGGCTAAGTTTACGGTTCTAGGTGATTTGAATCAGGCCATCTTTACTCGCGATAGCAGTCAAACGTTGATGGACGATTTAAAGCAACTCTTTGATCCTGACAAAATCCGGGTGATTAAACTGTTGAAGTCCTACCGGTCGACTGCTCAGATTACGAACTTTACCAAGCAGTTACTGCCAGATGGAGAAGCAATTGAGGCTTACGCCCGGCAGGGAGAACAGCCAAGGTTGGCGGTTGCTACTGATCAGCAGCAGGCCGTGCAGACACTGATTCAGACGATTAAAACCAATCAAGCCGACCACGAAACCACGGCAGTAATTGGCAAGACCCTGGCTGAGTGTCGAACCGTTGCCCAAGCATTGCAGCAGCAGAGAATTACAGCCACTTTGATTCAAACCGAAAATCAGCGGCTGGCCAAGGGCGTCGTGATTGTGCCAGCGTACCTTGCCAAGGGGCTTGAATTTGACGCGGTGGTCATGTGGAACGGCTCCCAGCAAAATTATCCAACGGTGCACGATGACAAGCTGGTCTACACCATTTGTACCCGGGCGATGCACCGGCTGACAATTATTTCAATCGGAACTCCATCGCCGCTCTTTAACGCCGTGAACCCAGCCGATTATCAGTTGATAAAGGAGTAG
- the coaA gene encoding type I pantothenate kinase: MENFDAYDKATWAQFYPTTIQPIDATTLEQLKAFNDQISIMDVQQVYMPLIQLLRGAFDSYHQWQQRKMDFLHQTPRTIPFIIGISGSVAVGKSTTARLLQYLLTQLLPNRKTQLVTTDGFLYPTKTLTERGLLDRKGFPESYDMARLIDFLLRVKAGEPVVEAPVYSHQTYDIVPDQVTRIEQPDFLIIEGINTLQIPAEEHLYISDFTDFAIYIDAESQLIEHWYLTRFQKLLQTAFTDPHNYFYRYTKYSQAEALAIAKQTWQKINLPNLNEYILPTRDRANLIIHKGPQHMIDRLYLRKY, encoded by the coding sequence ATGGAAAATTTTGATGCTTACGATAAAGCGACCTGGGCCCAATTCTATCCCACCACCATTCAACCAATTGATGCGACCACTTTAGAGCAATTGAAGGCCTTTAACGATCAAATCTCGATTATGGACGTCCAACAGGTCTACATGCCCCTAATTCAACTTCTACGGGGCGCCTTTGATTCGTATCACCAATGGCAACAGCGCAAGATGGACTTTTTGCACCAAACGCCGCGGACCATCCCCTTTATCATTGGGATTTCAGGAAGCGTGGCGGTCGGAAAATCGACGACCGCGCGATTGTTACAGTATCTGTTAACCCAGTTGTTGCCCAACCGCAAGACCCAACTGGTGACCACCGACGGTTTTTTGTATCCGACGAAAACTCTAACGGAACGGGGTTTACTGGACCGTAAGGGGTTTCCAGAAAGTTACGACATGGCGCGGCTGATTGACTTCTTACTGCGAGTAAAAGCCGGAGAACCGGTAGTCGAGGCTCCGGTGTACTCGCACCAAACCTATGACATTGTCCCTGACCAGGTGACTCGGATTGAGCAACCCGACTTTTTGATCATTGAGGGAATCAATACCCTGCAGATTCCGGCTGAAGAACATCTCTACATCAGTGATTTCACGGATTTTGCTATTTACATTGATGCCGAGTCACAGTTGATTGAACACTGGTATCTCACGCGGTTTCAAAAGTTACTGCAGACCGCTTTTACCGATCCGCATAACTATTTTTATCGCTACACCAAGTATTCCCAGGCAGAGGCACTCGCAATTGCCAAACAAACGTGGCAGAAAATTAACCTCCCGAATTTGAACGAGTACATTTTGCCAACGCGAGATCGGGCGAATCTCATTATCCACAAGGGCCCCCAGCACATGATTGACCGGCTCTATCTAAGAAAATATTAA
- a CDS encoding histidine phosphatase family protein produces MTGINLYFVRHGQTQLNHYHRIQGWSDTDLTEKGVQDAVIAANHLSQITFDQAYSSDTKRASRTARIILEANPAPLSEPVQKPALREENFGYFEGNDTGQTWSIVGGPHGCYSYPELIETFGIEKTRDLIAAADPYGEAENDQQFWARLQPGLDEIVANAQPGQNILVVAHGTLIKSIVSQFSDFDIAASILNGSVTKLNYQDGTFTVVYYNQKEN; encoded by the coding sequence ATGACTGGAATCAACCTATACTTTGTTCGCCATGGACAAACACAATTAAATCACTACCACCGGATTCAAGGCTGGTCTGATACTGATTTAACCGAAAAAGGGGTGCAGGACGCTGTCATCGCTGCCAACCATTTAAGTCAGATTACCTTTGATCAAGCCTATAGTAGTGACACCAAGCGGGCGAGTCGGACCGCCCGGATTATTTTGGAAGCTAATCCCGCCCCGTTGAGTGAACCCGTGCAAAAACCAGCCCTGCGCGAAGAAAACTTTGGCTACTTTGAGGGAAACGATACCGGTCAAACGTGGAGCATCGTCGGTGGTCCCCACGGCTGTTATTCATATCCAGAGTTAATTGAGACCTTTGGAATTGAAAAAACCCGTGATTTAATTGCCGCTGCCGATCCATACGGGGAAGCCGAAAACGACCAACAGTTTTGGGCGCGTCTGCAACCCGGCCTGGATGAAATTGTCGCTAACGCACAACCGGGCCAAAACATCCTGGTGGTAGCGCACGGAACCCTAATTAAAAGTATTGTCAGTCAGTTTAGTGACTTTGACATTGCGGCTTCCATCCTAAACGGGAGCGTCACCAAGTTAAACTATCAAGACGGTACGTTTACCGTTGTTTACTACAATCAAAAGGAGAATTAA
- a CDS encoding DUF4097 family beta strand repeat-containing protein: MLKKAMGLALVGLAAGIFVSTTTPAPSLAAPEQTQKVKNTAQLDTLEIDVPAQVTVKEGNEFTVTSSNFAKDQKVNVIKNEDHINISLKDQQLWDQLKHNHKLKTKLVVTIPKITNPNTVKINSRDVTFNAPANVKNFQVDSNGGDVTLNKAKFKKTRIHSANGSVTSNSSQTGKTTVKSESGDVRFLNSNPTNLTIESGSGDVTIHKVTTTKPVKIDSSAGDVAFDQSNLNQVKVDSGSGEIESHDLAAKNLDFNSGSGGVIIDSKKLANYNQVKINSESGDVQVKNAKINHSNINTDGGDLDLQHVSIKHKDNSTD; encoded by the coding sequence ATGTTAAAAAAAGCCATGGGACTCGCACTGGTGGGACTCGCGGCGGGAATCTTTGTTAGTACTACGACCCCCGCTCCATCACTTGCTGCTCCCGAGCAAACCCAAAAGGTTAAAAATACCGCCCAGCTCGATACACTAGAAATCGACGTTCCCGCTCAAGTAACCGTCAAAGAGGGCAATGAGTTTACGGTGACCTCTTCTAACTTTGCTAAAGACCAGAAGGTAAACGTCATTAAAAACGAAGACCACATTAACATCTCCCTCAAAGACCAACAACTGTGGGATCAGTTAAAGCACAATCACAAGCTCAAAACCAAGCTAGTCGTTACGATTCCAAAGATTACCAATCCGAATACCGTAAAGATTAACTCCCGTGATGTAACCTTTAACGCCCCGGCAAACGTTAAAAACTTTCAAGTTGACAGTAACGGTGGTGATGTCACACTTAACAAGGCCAAGTTTAAAAAGACAAGAATTCACAGCGCCAACGGAAGCGTCACCAGTAACAGCAGCCAAACCGGAAAAACGACCGTCAAGTCAGAAAGTGGCGACGTCCGCTTTTTAAACAGCAACCCGACTAACCTTACGATCGAATCCGGCAGTGGGGACGTTACGATCCATAAAGTTACCACCACAAAGCCCGTGAAAATTGACAGTAGTGCGGGTGACGTTGCCTTCGACCAATCGAACCTAAACCAGGTCAAGGTGGATTCTGGCAGTGGCGAAATCGAGAGCCATGATTTAGCTGCTAAAAACCTTGATTTTAATAGCGGTTCTGGTGGAGTCATCATCGATAGTAAAAAACTGGCTAATTACAACCAAGTCAAAATCAACAGTGAGAGTGGCGACGTTCAGGTTAAAAACGCCAAAATCAACCACAGTAACATCAACACGGATGGTGGCGATCTAGACCTGCAACACGTTTCTATCAAACATAAAGATAATTCAACTGACTAA
- the hflX gene encoding GTPase HflX, producing the protein MESTETPVITIGLNVNHPNFNYSMTELNELVVANHMESIATVVQKLDHPDAGTYFGKGKIEELADLIRSTEADTIVANDELSPSQIRNIEAATKATVMDRTGLILEIFANRAHTKEAQLQVQLAKLRYQLPRLRTSSSQRLDQQSAGGGLANRGAGETQLELNRRTIEHQISHVRHELKELDRSYATQSQRRKENRVKTVALVGYTNAGKSTIMNQLVQRFGANEDKQVFVKDMLFATLDTSVRKLELPGHKQFLLSDTVGFVSELPHQLVEAFKSTLKEAATADLLIQVVDYSDQNQELMMQTTQQTLQEIGVPDLPMITAFNKADRTESRFPDRAGENLIMSALDHASIDELATMITDQLFADYVQKTYLFPFQAGDLVSRFNQEFDVQSTDYQADGTKLTVSLPQEEAARYQKYEIE; encoded by the coding sequence ATGGAATCAACCGAAACTCCCGTTATTACCATCGGACTAAACGTCAATCATCCCAATTTTAACTACTCAATGACAGAGCTCAACGAACTCGTTGTGGCGAACCACATGGAAAGCATTGCCACGGTGGTCCAAAAACTAGATCATCCAGACGCTGGTACGTACTTTGGTAAGGGCAAAATTGAAGAACTAGCCGACCTCATTCGTAGCACGGAGGCCGATACTATCGTTGCCAATGACGAACTTAGTCCTAGCCAAATTCGTAACATCGAAGCGGCCACCAAGGCCACGGTTATGGATCGAACCGGATTGATTTTAGAAATCTTTGCTAACCGGGCGCACACCAAGGAAGCCCAACTGCAGGTACAACTGGCGAAACTCCGTTACCAACTGCCCCGGTTGCGCACTAGTTCTAGTCAACGCTTAGACCAACAGTCTGCTGGAGGCGGGTTAGCCAACCGGGGAGCCGGAGAAACCCAGCTAGAACTGAATCGTCGAACCATCGAACATCAAATTAGCCACGTCCGCCATGAGCTCAAAGAACTTGACCGTTCCTATGCCACTCAAAGTCAGCGCCGCAAAGAAAACCGGGTCAAGACGGTAGCACTCGTCGGCTACACCAATGCCGGCAAGTCTACCATCATGAACCAACTAGTCCAGCGTTTCGGGGCCAATGAAGATAAGCAGGTCTTTGTGAAGGACATGCTATTTGCCACGCTGGATACTAGCGTCCGAAAACTAGAACTGCCGGGACACAAGCAGTTCTTGCTCAGTGACACGGTCGGCTTTGTTAGTGAACTTCCCCATCAACTGGTGGAAGCCTTTAAATCAACGCTGAAGGAAGCGGCGACGGCGGACCTCTTGATTCAGGTGGTTGACTATTCTGATCAAAACCAAGAACTCATGATGCAAACCACCCAACAAACGCTCCAAGAAATTGGGGTTCCCGACCTGCCCATGATTACGGCCTTTAACAAGGCAGACCGCACGGAAAGTCGGTTCCCTGACCGCGCCGGAGAAAACCTAATCATGTCAGCGCTAGATCACGCTTCTATTGATGAGCTTGCCACAATGATTACTGACCAACTCTTTGCTGATTACGTACAAAAAACCTACCTTTTTCCGTTTCAAGCGGGCGATCTTGTTTCCCGTTTTAATCAGGAGTTTGACGTGCAAAGCACGGACTATCAAGCTGATGGCACAAAATTAACGGTCTCGTTACCCCAGGAAGAAGCCGCGCGTTATCAAAAATACGAAATTGAGTAA
- a CDS encoding CopY/TcrY family copper transport repressor, translating into MTETTQPLDITPAEWKVMRLIWSLGPSSTTQIVTEIQQQSDWKTSTIKTLLRRLCDKDLLTTTKDGRQFMYHPQVSEQLAMNETAEALFTQLCEMHKGQVLLDLIQKTEISRSDIQALQQKLAEKLLTAPETVDCNCLPDRIADCHEHEKE; encoded by the coding sequence ATGACTGAAACAACGCAACCACTAGATATTACCCCAGCTGAATGGAAGGTAATGCGGTTGATTTGGTCGTTAGGTCCGAGTTCTACAACGCAAATCGTTACGGAAATCCAGCAACAATCGGATTGGAAGACTTCCACGATTAAAACTCTGCTCCGCCGGTTGTGTGATAAAGATTTATTAACCACGACCAAGGATGGACGGCAGTTTATGTATCATCCCCAGGTTAGTGAGCAACTGGCGATGAATGAAACCGCAGAGGCCTTGTTTACACAACTGTGTGAGATGCACAAGGGACAAGTGCTCTTAGATCTGATTCAGAAAACGGAGATTAGTCGTTCAGACATTCAGGCTCTGCAACAAAAATTGGCAGAGAAGCTTCTCACGGCTCCCGAAACGGTAGACTGCAACTGCCTCCCTGATCGAATAGCCGACTGTCATGAACATGAAAAGGAGTAA